From Mumia sp. ZJ1417:
TGTTCGGTCTGGACGAGATCGCCGGGGTGGCGCCGGAGGAGGGCGAGGACGAGGCCCTGCGTATCGAGGAGGGTCGCCTCGCGCACGCGGAGTCTCTGGTGGTGGCCGCCGCACAGGCGCACACGCTGCTGTCGGAGGTCGACGACGACGCCGACGTCCTCGACCTGCTCGGCCGGGCCGGTGCGCTCCTCGACGGGGTCCGTGAGCACGACCCGGCACTCGACGTCCAGGCACGTCGCCTGGAGGAGGTGCGCTTCACGGTCAGCGACGTCGCGGCCGAGCTCGCGTCGTACTCCGACGGTGTCGAGGTCGACCCGGCCCGCCTCGCTGCGGTCTCGGAGCGGCGAGCGGCGCTGGCGGGGCTGACCCGCAAGTACGGTCCGGGGCTGGACGACGTGCTGCGGTGGGCCGAGGACGCGCGGGAGCGGACCAAGGCGCTCCGGGGCGACGACGAGCGGATCGCGGCGCTGCGCGACGAGGTCGTCGCGCTCGAGGGCGAGCTCCTCGCCCGGGCCGCCGAGATCAGCGAGCGGCGCCGCGACGCCGCGGGACGGCTCGCCGCCGCGGTCGGTTCTGAGCTGGAGGCGCTCGCGATGCCGCACGCGCGGATCGCGGTGGAGGTCCGTACCCCCGAGACCCCTGAGCCGTCCGACCTGGGCCCGGACGGTGTCGACGACGTCGAGCTGCTGCTGGCGGCCAACGCTGGCGCCGCGCCTCGACCCCTCGCCAAGGGGGCCAGCGGCGGCGAGCTCTCGCGGGTGATGCTCGCCCTCGAGGTCGTGCTCGCCGACAAGGCGAGCGTCCCCACGTTCGTCTTCGACGAGGTCGACGCCGGCATCGGTGGCAAGGCGGCGATCGAGGTCGGACGGCGGCTGGCCCGACTCGCCGCTAACGCCCAGGTCCTCGTCGTCACGCACCTCCCGCAGGTCGCGGCGTTCGGCGACCGGCACTACCACGTGCTGAAGTCCGACGACGGCACCGTGACCACCAGCGGGGTCGCGCTCCTCGATGACGACGAGCGAGTGGCCGAGCTCTCGCGGATGCTGGCCGGGCTCGAGGGCTCTGCGACCGCTGAGGCGCACGCTCGCGAGCTCGTCGACCTCGCCGCCGAGGACCGCGCGTTGCGCTGAGCGGGGTCGGACACGCCCGGGGCGCATCCTGCAGGGTTCGTGGAGCCCGCGGTGGCAGCATGACGACGGTGAGCCTGCTGAACCTTCGCCGGACGGCCCCTGACACCGAGCTCGACGTCACGGGGCCCGCACGCCTCGTGCGCAGCGCACGTGACGTGCGGCGCGTCCGCGTCGGCGACGTCGCCGTCGTCGACCTGCCGGACCTCGACCGTACGACCGCCGAGGCACTGCGTTCGCGTGGTGCCGTCGCCGTGGTCAACGTCGTGCCGACGAGCACCGGCCGCTACCCGAACCTCGGGCCTCAGGTCCTGGTCGGTGCGGGGGTGCCGCTGCTCGATGCCGTCGGCACCGATCTGTTCACACGCGTCAAGGACGGCGACAAGGTCGGTCTCGACGGCGCCACGCTCGTACGGGGAGAGGACGTCCTCGCCGAGGGCACGCTGCTCGACGACGAGCTCGTTGAGCAGATGCTGAGCCGAGGCCGTACGGGGATGTCCGTGCAGCTCGAGACGCTGGCGGCCAACAGCGGCGAGTACTTGCGTCGCGAGCACGCCCTCCTGCTCGAGGGCGTCGGTGTCCCCGAGCTCGCAACGTCCCTGGATGGCCGCGAGGTCGTCGTCGTGCTTCCCGGCCCGCAGGCGGCGAGCGAGCTCAAGACGATGAAGCGCTACCTCAAGGAACGCAAACCGGTGCTGATCGGTGTCGACTCCGGCGCGGATGCCCTGGTCACCGCGGGCTACGACCCTGCGGTCGTGGTCGGCGACATGTCGCAGATGAGCGACCGTACGCTGCGCGCCGCGGGAGAGGTCGTCGTGACCGAGTCCCGCCGCCACCTCGAGACCGAGGAGCGCCTGGAGCGCCTCCAGCGGACGGCGGTGGAGTTCCCCGGCACGAGCGGCTCGGAGGAGGCAGCGCTGCTGCTGTCCGACGCGCGCGGTGCGCGGGTGGTCGTGACGGTGGGCGGCTTCGGCAGCCTCGACGAGTTCCTCGACTCCGCGCGCTCCGGCGGCGCGACGCGCTATCTCACCCGGCTGCGCCTGGGCGCGAAGCTCGTCGACGCGCGGGCGATGGTCGGGCTGCACCGGCCGCGGTTCACGCTCTTCCAGGTGCTCCTCGTCCTCTTCGTCGCCATGGTCGCGCTGGGCGCGGCGCTCGCGACGACAGCAGTCGGGGCGGAGTGGTTCGAATCAGCCCGCGACCAGATCACCTCCACCGTTCAGGAGATCCGAGGCTGATGCCGATCCGCTCGCTCGTCGTCGTCGGCGCCTCCCTCGTCATCGCTCTGGCCGGCGGCATCGCCCTCGGAACCGGTGTGCTCGCCGGCGCGGAGCCGGAGCCTGCTGCGGCGGATCGTCCCGCACCGAGGGCGACTCCTGAGGACACCGCCGCTCGCAAGGTCGCCGATGCATACCGCGGGTCGCTCGGCACCACGCCCGTCGCCGGCCGTCTCACCGGCAAGTCCGTCGTCGTCGTCACCCTCCCCGGCGTGCCGAAGAGCTCGGTCGACGCCGTGGGCGCCGCGCTCCGTGCGGCCGGCGGCTCTGTCGTGGGGACGGTGGCGCTGACCGACCGCCTCCTCGACCCGGCCGACCGGCAGTTCGCCAGCGGCATCGCCCAGCAGGCGCTGAAGGGCGTCCCTGACACCGAGGCCAAGGGGCTGGCCAACTACGAGCTGGTCGCCACTGCGCTCGGTCGAGGCCTGTCGGCGACGCAGACGTCGCCCCCTGACGCGCATGCCCAGACCATCGTGTCGGCGTTCGTTGAGGGCGACCTGCTCGTCTCCGACCCCATGCCGACCCACCGCGCGCAGCTCGCCGTGATCGTGGCCGGATCGAGCGAGGCCTTCTCGTCGGGCCGCGGCGAGCTGCTCACGACGCTCGCCGCCGGGCTGGACACGGCCGGGACAGGCACGCTCGTCGCCGGACCGGTCGGGTCTGGTGTCCGCGGGGGAGCGGTCGAGGCCGTACGAGACGGCGTCGCCGCCGACTCCGTCTCCACCGTCGACATCGTGGGCGTCCCGTTCGGGGACGTGGCGACGGTCCTCGCCCTGCAGCGCGAGGCCGCCGGCACCGTCGGCCACTTCGGCACCGCCGGCGCCGACGGTGGCCCGCTCCCGCCGGTCGCGTGACCGTACGACCGGGTGCGCCGCAGGTCACCACAGCGGCGCGTCGTCGTGCGCGTGGCTTCCCTCGGCGCTGGCGGGAGTTGGTAGGGTGGAATTCCGTGAGCGTGTGCACTGGTCGGGCTGCTTCCTCCAGAGGTGCAGTCGTCAGGCGCGCAGCGTTCCAATGACCGCCCACACGATCACGGGAGTTCTCTTGGCAAACTCGGTGCCCACCAAGCACGTCTTCGTCACCGGCGGCGTAGCTTCTTCCCTGGGCAAGGGGCTCACGGCCTCCAGTCTCGGCCGGCTGCTCAAGTCCCGCGGCATGCGGGTCACGATGCAGAAGCTCGACCCCTACCTCAACGTGGACCCGGGCACGATGAACCCGTTCCAGCACGGCGAGGTGTTCGTCACCAACGACGGCGCGGAGACCGACCTCGACATCGGTCACTACGAGCGCTTCCTCGACGAGGACCTCGTCGGTCGCGCCAACGTGACCACCGGCCAGGTCTATTCCGAGGTCATCGCGCGCGAGCGGCGCGGCGACTACCTCGGCGACACGGTCCAGGTGATCCCGCACATCACCAACGAGATCAAGGACCGCATGCTCTCGATGGGCGGTCCGCACGTCGACGTCGTGATCCACGAGATCGGCGGCACGGTCGGCGACATCGAGTCGCAGCCGTTCCTCGAGTCCGCACGGCAGGTCCGCCACGAGATCGGACGCGACAACTGCTTCTTCCTCCACGTCTCGCTCGTGCCGTACATCGGTCCGTCGGGTGAGCTCAAGACCAAGCCGACCCAGCACTCGGTCGCCGCGCTGCGCTCCATCGGCATCCAGCCCGATGCGATCGTCTGCCGCTCCGACCGTGAGATCCCGGCCAACGTCAAGCGCAAGATCTCGCTGATGTGCGACGTCGACGCCGAAGCGGTCGTCACGGCGGCCGACGCGCCGTCGATCTACGACATCCCCAAGGTGCTGCACGCCGAGGGCCTCGACGCGTACGTCGTCCGGCGCCTCGACCTGCCGTTCCGTGACGTCGACTGGACCCAGTGGGACCAGCTGCTGCGCCGCGTCCACGAGCCCGAGGAGGAGGTCACGGTCGCGCTCGTCGGCAAGTACGTCGACCTCCCGGACGCCTACCTGTCGGTCGTTGAGGCGCTGCGTGCAGGCGGCTTCCAGCACGAGGCAAAGGTCCGCGTGAAGTGGGTGCCGTCAGACGAGTGCAGCACTCCGGCCGGCGCCCAGCAGTGGCTCGGCGACGTCGACGCGATCTGCGTGCCCGGCGGCTTCGGCATCCGCGGCATCGAGGGCAAGCTCGGCGCGCTGACCTGGGCACGCGAGCACAAGGTTCCGACGCTGGGTCTGTGTCTCGGCCTGCAGTGCATGGTCATCGAGTACGCCCGCCAGCGCGCCGGCATCCCTGATGCGAGCTCGACCGAGTTCGACCCGGCGACCGATCAACCGGTCATCGCCACGATGGCGGAGCAGGAGGCCTTCGTCGAGGGCGCCGGCGACCTCGGCGGCACGATGCGCCTCGGTCTGTACGCGGCGCGGCTGACGCCAGGCTCGGTGGTCTCCGAGGCGTACGCGGCGACCGAGGTCTCTGAGCGGCACCGGCACCGCTACGAGGTCAACAACGGCTACCGCGACGCGCTCGAGAAGGCCGGGCTGCAGTTCTCCGGTGTCTCGCCCGACAACCACCTCGTCGAGTTCGTCGAGCTGCCGCGCGAGGAGCATCCGTACTACGTCGGCACTCAGGCCCACCCCGAGCTGCGGTCGCGCCCGACCCGTCCGCACCCGTTGTTCGCGGGGCTCGTCGCGGCGGCGATCGACCGCCAGCGCGAGATGCGGCTGCCCGTCGACGAGTCGGGGCTGCGGCGCCGTCCGGCTGAGACCCACGCGTGAGCACGGCGGCAGCGGGCCCGGGCAGGGCCCCTCACCCGGACCTGCCCGGCCTCCTGCTGAGTGCGGGCGAGCGGCTCGGCGACCGTGCCGAGTCGTGGCCGGTCCGCGCGAGCGAGACCCCGTTCGCGTCGTCGTTCGTGGACGTGGTCCTCGACGAGGTCGAGACGCCCGAGGGTGGTGCCGTCCACCGCACCACGGTGCGCCACGACGACGCCGTCGGCATCGTCGTGACGGACGACCAGGGGCGGGTGCTGCTCCTTGAGCAGTACCGCCATCCCGTACGCCACCGCCTGGTCGAGCTCCCGGCGGGCCTGCTCGACGTGGCGGGCGAGGCGCCGCGTGAGGCAGCGGTCCGTGAGCTCGCCGAGGAGACCGACCTGGTCGCCTCGTCGTGGGAGCCGCTGGTGACGCTGCGCTCGTCGCCGGGCTTCACCGACGAGCGCGTCGAGGTCTTCTGGGCGCGCGGGCTGGAGGCGGTCTCGGACGACGCCCGTACGGAACGGCTCGACGAAGAGGCCGACATGACGGCAGTGTGGGTTCGGCTGGAGGACGCGGTCGCGGCCGTGCTCGACGGCCGGATCACCAACGCGCTCGCGGTCGCCGGACTCCTCGCGTGCCACGCGAGGGCACACAGGGGTGCCGACGCCTAGGATCGGCTGTGTCATGACGGGCGGCCCGGGGAGGAGAGCACGATGAAGGTCGGTGTCCCACGCGAGGTCAAGGTCCACGAGTACCGCGTCGCGATCACCCCCGCCGGGGTGCGCGAGCTGCGGGAGGCCGGGCACGAGGTGCTGATCGAGGCCGGTGCGGGGGAAGGCTCGTCGATCCCCGACGACGAGTACGTCCGTGCCGGGGCCGACATCCTGCCCGGTGCCGACGACGTCTGGGCAGCCGCCGACCTGGTGCTCAAGGTCAAGGAGCCGATCCCCGAGGAGTACGCACGGCTGCGACGTGACCAGGTGCTCTTCACCTACCTCCACCTCGCCGCGTCGCGTGAGTGCACCGACGCGCTGGTGGAGTCGGGCACGACCGCGATCGCGTACGAGACCGTGCAGACCGCCGACGGCGCGCTGCCGCTGCTGGCGCCGATGAGCGAGGTTGCCGGCAAGCTCTCGGCGCAGGTCGGCGCGTACCACCTCCTGGCGCCGGAGGGTCGCGGTGTGCTCATGGGCGGTGTGCCCGGGGTGCACCCCGCCGACGTGGTCGTCCTCGGCGGCGGCGTCTCCGGACGCAACGCGGCCGCTGTCGCTCTCGGGATGGGCGCGCGGGTCTCGCTGCTCGACATCAATGTGGCACGCCTGCGCCAGCTCGACATCGAGTTCGGTGGTCGTATGCAGACCGTGGCGTCCAACCGCTACCAGGTCGAGGGCGCGATCGCCGACGCCGACCTCGTCATCGGGGCCGTGCTGGTGCCCGGAGCCAAGGCCCCCTGTCTGGTCACCCACGAGATGGTCGCCGCGATGCGCCCGGGCAGCGTGCTCGTCGACATCGCGATCGACCAAGGCGGCTGCTTCGAAGACTCGCGTCCCACCACGCACGTCGAGCCGACGTTCGTGGTTGAGCAGTCGGTGTTCTACTGCGTGGCCAACATGCCCGGCGCCGTCCCGCACACCTCCACGTACGCGCTCACCAACGTGACCCTCCCGTACGTGCTCGCGCTGGCGGACGCCGGCTGGCGCGACGCGCTGCGGGCCGATCCCGCCCTCCGTGCCGGACTGAACGTGCACGACGGGCGGGTCACCAACGAAGGCGTCGCCGAGGCGCACGGTCTGGCGTACGTGACACCGGACGAGGTCGTGGCCTAGGTGGCCGACGACGACCGGACCCCCGTCGGTCGACTCGTCGAGGAGTACCTCAGCCACCTCGCGATCGAGCGCGGCCTCGCGGCCAACACGCTGACGTCGTACCGGCGTGACCTGCGCCGTTACGTCGCCTACCTCGACGCCCGCGGCATCGAGGGCGTCGACGAGATCGCGGAGGCAGATGTCACCGAGTTCCTCGTGCACCTGCGCGAGGGCGACGAGGATCATGTGCCGCTGTCCGCCCCGAGCGCGGCGCGGACGCTCGTCGCGGCGCGCGGGTTCCACAAGTTCGCCGTGCGCGAGGGCACCGTCGGACGGGACGTGGCCGCCGAGGTCAAGCCGCCCACACCGCCACGCCGGCTGCCCAAGGCACTCGCTGTCGAGGAGGTCGAGGCGATCCTCGACGCGGCGGGATCGGCGGGTACGGGGCTCGCGGCCCGTGACCGCGCGCTGCTCGAGCTGCTGTACGGCACGGGGGCGCGGATCTCGGAGGCCGTCGGGCTCGACGTCGACGACCTGGACCTGGAGTCCGCTCAGGTGCTGCTGCGCGGCAAGGGCGGCAAGCAGCGCGTCGTGCCGGTGGGACGGTTCGCCGTCGACGCGGTTCGGTCGTACCTCGTTGACGTGCGGCCGAGCCTGGTGAGCGCCCGCGACAACGGGGGAGCGGTGTTCCTCAACTCGCGCGGTGGACGGTTGTCGCGGCAGAGCGCGTGGACGGTGCTGGCGAAGGCGGCTCAGCGGGCCGGGATCGCGGTCGACGTGTCGCCCCACACCCTGCGCCACTCGTTCGCGACGCACCTGCTCGACGGTGGCGCCGACGTCCGCGTGGTGCAGGAGCTGCTCGGGCACGCGTCGGTGACGACCACCCAGGTCTACACGCTGGTCACGATCGACAAGCTCCGCGAGGTGTACGCGACGGCCCACCCGCGCGCCCTCGCGTGACCTCCCGCCCCGAGAGACCTTCCGCCCCGCGATTTGACGGGTTATCCACCGAATCGGGTGCAGCAAAGGGTGGGAAACCCGTCAAATTGCGGGGCGTACGCCGACACTCCGCGCGGCGTGGCGGAGGAGACTTGTCGACTTGCTAGAGTCCAAACAGCCATCTTCATGGGATCGAGTGCGCATGAACCACACCAGTGATCTGCTCGGCGACCTCGGACCGTCGACCAGCGCCAAGAACGGGCCGACCGGCCGCCCCCTACCTGACTTCCCCCAGCCGGGCCCCCCGAGCGGAGGTCCCGCCTATGTCATCGCCCTGTGCAACCAGAAGGGCGGAGTCGGCAAGACCACCACGGCGATCAACCTCGGTGCCGCGCTGGCCGAGACGGGCCGGCGCGTGCTGTTGGTCGACTTCGACCCTCAGGCGTCGATGACGGTCGGGCTGGGCTTCCCCGCGCACGATCTCGACGCGACGGTCTACCACCTGCTGATGCACGACGACGTCGAGGTGTCCGACGTCCTCCTCAAGACCCGTACGGCCAACCTGCACCTGCTGCCGTCCAGCATCGACCTGTCCGGCGCCGAGATGCACCTGGTCCACGAGGTCGGGCGCGAGCAGACCCTCGCGCGGATGCTGCGCCCGGTGCTCAACGACTACGACGTCATCCTCATCGACTGCCAGCCGTCGCTCGGCCTGCTCGCCGTGAACGCGTTGACCGCCTGCGACGGCGTCCTGATCCCGTTGGAGTGCGAATACTTCGCCCTGCGCGGAGTCGCCCTGCTCAAGGAGACCATCGAGAAGGTGCGCCAGCGGACCAACTTCGATCTCGAGATCATCGGTCTGCTCGGCACGATGTACGACAGCCGCACCCTGCACAGCCGTGAGGTGCTCCAGACGCTCGTGGACGGGTGGGGCGACAAGGTCTTCCACACCGTGATCCGGCGTACGGTGAAGTTCTCCGATGCCACGGTCGCGGGCGAGCCGATCACCGAGTTCGCCTCCGACTCTCCGGGTGCCGATGCCTATCGTCAGCTTGCGCGGGAGGTGCTCGTCCGGTGCCCCGGCGTGTGAAGCTGCCTGGCGCCGACGAGCTCTTCCGACCGACCACCGCTGAGGCCGCGTCGGAGGCTGCTCCCGCGGCCGACGCGTCGACCGACGACGGTGCCTCCTCGGGACGCTCGAGCGGACGGGTGAAGCACGACAGCAAGGTCACGGTCTACATGACCTCGGACGAGCTGCTCGACCTCGAGCACACGCGCCTCGAGCTGCGCCGCGACCTCGGCCAGACCCTCGACCGGGGCCGGCTGATCCGCGTCGCCCTCGCGATGGCGCTGGCCGACTACGACGAGAACGGCGCCGACAGCGAGCTCGCCCGACGACTCGGGGCCACGTGAGCGGACCCGAGGTCGGCGAGCAGGCGAGCTCGACAGGGTTCGTCGTCCACCTCGACGCGTACGAGGGGCCGTTCGATCTGCTCCTGCAGCTGATCGCGAAGCACAAGCTCGACATCACCGAGATCGCACTGTCCAAGGTGACCGTCGAGTTCATCGCGCACCTGAAGGCGATGGGTCCGGACGGCGACCTGGAGCAGACTACGGAGTTCCTGCTGGTCGCGTCGACGCTGCTCGACCTGAAGGCCGCGCGGCTGCTGCCGCAGGCCGACGTCGAGGACGAGGACGACCTGGCGCTCCTGGAGGCGCGTGACCTGCTGTTCGCGCGCCTGCTGCAGTACCGCGCGTTCAAGCTGGTCGCCGCACGGATGCGCGAACGGCTCGAGGAGGAGTCGAAGCGGTTCCCCCGCGACGTGGCGTTGGAGGAGCGGTTCGCGACGCTGCTGCCCGAGGTGCTCATCAGCGTCGGTCCGGAGGAGCTGGCCATGCTCGCCGCGAAGGCGATGCAGCCCAAGGTGCCGCCGCTCGTGTCGCTCGCGCATCTGCACGCCCCGCAGGTCAGCGTGCGGGACCAGGCCGTCGTGGTGGTCGAGCGGCTGCGCCGCGGGACGTCGCTGACGTTCCGGACGCTGGTCGCGGACGCCCCGGACATGCTCACGAAGGTGGCGCGCTTCCTTTCGCTGCTCGAGCTGTTCCGTGAGGGGGTCGTCGCGTTCGACCAGGTGACCCCGTTGGGGGAGCTGACGATCCGCTGGACGGGATCCGAGGACGGTGAGGTCGAGGTCAGCACGGAGTTCGACGAAGACGACGAGGCGGCCCAGGAGGCCGCAGGTGAGGATGGCGATGGACGAGACTGACGCGACGGAGCCGAGTGGCGCGGAGGCGCCCGCGTACCCGCTGCGCCCTGCGCTGGAGGCGGTCCTCATGGTGGCCGACCAGCCGCTCGACCACCTCACGCTCGCCTCGGCAGTGGGGCACCCGCCCGCCGATGTCGAGACCGCGCTCGTCGAGCTCGCACGGTCCTACGACGACGAGGAGCGCGGGTTCGCGCTGCGGCAGGTCGCCGGCGGCTGGCGGTTCTCCACCCGCGACACGTATGCCGGCGCGGTGGAGCGGTTCGTCCTGGACGGGCAGCAGGCACGGCTCACCCAGGCGGCGCTGGAGACGATGGCCGTGGTGGCCTACCGCCAGCCGATCTCGAGGGCGCGCGTGTCGGCGATCCGCGGCGTCAACGTCGACGGCGTCATGCGCACGCTCGTGACCCGTGGTCTGGTCGCGGAGGCCGGCGCCGACAATGAGACAGGGGCGGTCTTGTACGCGACCACCCCGTACTTCTTGGAGCGGATGGGGCTGGGCAGCCTCGACGAGCTGCCCGACCTGGCGCCGTTCCTGCCGGAGATGGAGGAGATGGGCGACCCGGAGGGTCTCGGAGCGCCGGTGGAGGGGTCTGGACAGGCTCGACCGGCGGACGTACAAGGAACAGAGGAGGACGCGTGAGCGAGTTGCCCGAAGGCATCCGTCTGCAGAAGGTGCTGGCCCAGGCAGGGGTCGGTTCGCGGCGTGCCTGCGAGATCCTCATGGAGCGCGGCCGGGTGTCGGTCAACGGCGAGGTCGTCACCCAGATGGGGCGCCGGGTCGACCCCCGTACGGACGTGATCCACGTCGACGGCAAGCGCATCCCGCCCGCGTCGGACCACGTCTATCTGGTCCTCAACAAGCCCCGCGGCGTCGTCTCGACGATGAGCGACGAGCAGGGCCGCCCGGACCTGTCCTCGTACGCGGCCGACCGTCCTGAGCGGCTCTTCCACGTCGGCCGGCTCGACACCGACACCAGCGGGCTGCTGCTGCTCACCAACGACGGCGAGTTCGCCAACCGGATGGCGCACCCGTCGTTCGAGATCACCAAGACCTACGTCGCCGAGGTGGAGGGCCAGGTCGCCC
This genomic window contains:
- a CDS encoding NUDIX hydrolase; this translates as MSTAAAGPGRAPHPDLPGLLLSAGERLGDRAESWPVRASETPFASSFVDVVLDEVETPEGGAVHRTTVRHDDAVGIVVTDDQGRVLLLEQYRHPVRHRLVELPAGLLDVAGEAPREAAVRELAEETDLVASSWEPLVTLRSSPGFTDERVEVFWARGLEAVSDDARTERLDEEADMTAVWVRLEDAVAAVLDGRITNALAVAGLLACHARAHRGADA
- the xerD gene encoding site-specific tyrosine recombinase XerD, which gives rise to MADDDRTPVGRLVEEYLSHLAIERGLAANTLTSYRRDLRRYVAYLDARGIEGVDEIAEADVTEFLVHLREGDEDHVPLSAPSAARTLVAARGFHKFAVREGTVGRDVAAEVKPPTPPRRLPKALAVEEVEAILDAAGSAGTGLAARDRALLELLYGTGARISEAVGLDVDDLDLESAQVLLRGKGGKQRVVPVGRFAVDAVRSYLVDVRPSLVSARDNGGAVFLNSRGGRLSRQSAWTVLAKAAQRAGIAVDVSPHTLRHSFATHLLDGGADVRVVQELLGHASVTTTQVYTLVTIDKLREVYATAHPRALA
- the recN gene encoding DNA repair protein RecN, whose amino-acid sequence is MWQEIRLSSLGVIADAELSLGPGLTVITGETGAGKTMVVTALGLLRGARADAGLVRHGADRLRVEATVDVGGLAPVLAVLAETPAELEGDELVVARTIGRDGRSRAYLGGSSVPAGVLARVSEQLVAVHGQSDQHRLLRTGAQREALDRFGDVAAMLAEYAPAYARLQEARRTHEELVAASQERLRELDVLLFGLDEIAGVAPEEGEDEALRIEEGRLAHAESLVVAAAQAHTLLSEVDDDADVLDLLGRAGALLDGVREHDPALDVQARRLEEVRFTVSDVAAELASYSDGVEVDPARLAAVSERRAALAGLTRKYGPGLDDVLRWAEDARERTKALRGDDERIAALRDEVVALEGELLARAAEISERRRDAAGRLAAAVGSELEALAMPHARIAVEVRTPETPEPSDLGPDGVDDVELLLAANAGAAPRPLAKGASGGELSRVMLALEVVLADKASVPTFVFDEVDAGIGGKAAIEVGRRLARLAANAQVLVVTHLPQVAAFGDRHYHVLKSDDGTVTTSGVALLDDDERVAELSRMLAGLEGSATAEAHARELVDLAAEDRALR
- a CDS encoding pseudouridine synthase, which produces MSELPEGIRLQKVLAQAGVGSRRACEILMERGRVSVNGEVVTQMGRRVDPRTDVIHVDGKRIPPASDHVYLVLNKPRGVVSTMSDEQGRPDLSSYAADRPERLFHVGRLDTDTSGLLLLTNDGEFANRMAHPSFEITKTYVAEVEGQVARGLGRTLRDGITLDDGPVQVDRFVVKQMAADRSIVELDIHLGRNRIVRRMLDAVGHPVVRLTRTGFGGIHLGGMKPGDLRELTSDELGVLLDSVGL
- the ald gene encoding alanine dehydrogenase; amino-acid sequence: MKVGVPREVKVHEYRVAITPAGVRELREAGHEVLIEAGAGEGSSIPDDEYVRAGADILPGADDVWAAADLVLKVKEPIPEEYARLRRDQVLFTYLHLAASRECTDALVESGTTAIAYETVQTADGALPLLAPMSEVAGKLSAQVGAYHLLAPEGRGVLMGGVPGVHPADVVVLGGGVSGRNAAAVALGMGARVSLLDINVARLRQLDIEFGGRMQTVASNRYQVEGAIADADLVIGAVLVPGAKAPCLVTHEMVAAMRPGSVLVDIAIDQGGCFEDSRPTTHVEPTFVVEQSVFYCVANMPGAVPHTSTYALTNVTLPYVLALADAGWRDALRADPALRAGLNVHDGRVTNEGVAEAHGLAYVTPDEVVA
- the steA gene encoding putative cytokinetic ring protein SteA, whose translation is MSLLNLRRTAPDTELDVTGPARLVRSARDVRRVRVGDVAVVDLPDLDRTTAEALRSRGAVAVVNVVPTSTGRYPNLGPQVLVGAGVPLLDAVGTDLFTRVKDGDKVGLDGATLVRGEDVLAEGTLLDDELVEQMLSRGRTGMSVQLETLAANSGEYLRREHALLLEGVGVPELATSLDGREVVVVLPGPQAASELKTMKRYLKERKPVLIGVDSGADALVTAGYDPAVVVGDMSQMSDRTLRAAGEVVVTESRRHLETEERLERLQRTAVEFPGTSGSEEAALLLSDARGARVVVTVGGFGSLDEFLDSARSGGATRYLTRLRLGAKLVDARAMVGLHRPRFTLFQVLLVLFVAMVALGAALATTAVGAEWFESARDQITSTVQEIRG
- a CDS encoding ScpA family protein — translated: MSGPEVGEQASSTGFVVHLDAYEGPFDLLLQLIAKHKLDITEIALSKVTVEFIAHLKAMGPDGDLEQTTEFLLVASTLLDLKAARLLPQADVEDEDDLALLEARDLLFARLLQYRAFKLVAARMRERLEEESKRFPRDVALEERFATLLPEVLISVGPEELAMLAAKAMQPKVPPLVSLAHLHAPQVSVRDQAVVVVERLRRGTSLTFRTLVADAPDMLTKVARFLSLLELFREGVVAFDQVTPLGELTIRWTGSEDGEVEVSTEFDEDDEAAQEAAGEDGDGRD
- a CDS encoding CTP synthase is translated as MTAHTITGVLLANSVPTKHVFVTGGVASSLGKGLTASSLGRLLKSRGMRVTMQKLDPYLNVDPGTMNPFQHGEVFVTNDGAETDLDIGHYERFLDEDLVGRANVTTGQVYSEVIARERRGDYLGDTVQVIPHITNEIKDRMLSMGGPHVDVVIHEIGGTVGDIESQPFLESARQVRHEIGRDNCFFLHVSLVPYIGPSGELKTKPTQHSVAALRSIGIQPDAIVCRSDREIPANVKRKISLMCDVDAEAVVTAADAPSIYDIPKVLHAEGLDAYVVRRLDLPFRDVDWTQWDQLLRRVHEPEEEVTVALVGKYVDLPDAYLSVVEALRAGGFQHEAKVRVKWVPSDECSTPAGAQQWLGDVDAICVPGGFGIRGIEGKLGALTWAREHKVPTLGLCLGLQCMVIEYARQRAGIPDASSTEFDPATDQPVIATMAEQEAFVEGAGDLGGTMRLGLYAARLTPGSVVSEAYAATEVSERHRHRYEVNNGYRDALEKAGLQFSGVSPDNHLVEFVELPREEHPYYVGTQAHPELRSRPTRPHPLFAGLVAAAIDRQREMRLPVDESGLRRRPAETHA
- a CDS encoding ParA family protein translates to MNHTSDLLGDLGPSTSAKNGPTGRPLPDFPQPGPPSGGPAYVIALCNQKGGVGKTTTAINLGAALAETGRRVLLVDFDPQASMTVGLGFPAHDLDATVYHLLMHDDVEVSDVLLKTRTANLHLLPSSIDLSGAEMHLVHEVGREQTLARMLRPVLNDYDVILIDCQPSLGLLAVNALTACDGVLIPLECEYFALRGVALLKETIEKVRQRTNFDLEIIGLLGTMYDSRTLHSREVLQTLVDGWGDKVFHTVIRRTVKFSDATVAGEPITEFASDSPGADAYRQLAREVLVRCPGV
- the scpB gene encoding SMC-Scp complex subunit ScpB, which produces MDETDATEPSGAEAPAYPLRPALEAVLMVADQPLDHLTLASAVGHPPADVETALVELARSYDDEERGFALRQVAGGWRFSTRDTYAGAVERFVLDGQQARLTQAALETMAVVAYRQPISRARVSAIRGVNVDGVMRTLVTRGLVAEAGADNETGAVLYATTPYFLERMGLGSLDELPDLAPFLPEMEEMGDPEGLGAPVEGSGQARPADVQGTEEDA
- a CDS encoding copper transporter is translated as MPIRSLVVVGASLVIALAGGIALGTGVLAGAEPEPAAADRPAPRATPEDTAARKVADAYRGSLGTTPVAGRLTGKSVVVVTLPGVPKSSVDAVGAALRAAGGSVVGTVALTDRLLDPADRQFASGIAQQALKGVPDTEAKGLANYELVATALGRGLSATQTSPPDAHAQTIVSAFVEGDLLVSDPMPTHRAQLAVIVAGSSEAFSSGRGELLTTLAAGLDTAGTGTLVAGPVGSGVRGGAVEAVRDGVAADSVSTVDIVGVPFGDVATVLALQREAAGTVGHFGTAGADGGPLPPVA